TCAACTTCCTATGTATATTACCAAATAGACTCGTCATTCACAATTGGAAGAGCATAATTTGTCATCAAAAGaagtaaaatttaattgaaaaaaaaaaacctctttttGGGCAATTTCAATGAGTCTTAGCTCGAGCTTCTCCCCCCGCAACTCCACTACCTAAATCGAAGCAAATTGGAGGGCAAAAGCGTGAATTAGAAGGAACGGGAATGGCTAGGGTTTGTGTCAGAAGAGTTACGGCGAGGGGGCGAGGAGGAGCGAAGCCTTTGCCGAGGGCGAGGCCGGTGCGCGCGGCGCCGAGGTCGACGCCGAGGCTGAAGCCACCGCCCCGGAGGGGGTCGAGCTCCCGGCGCCGCGCGTTCGGGAGAAGCGTCTCGGGTTCCATTGCCGCTCTTTTGGGTGAAGAAGCGagcgacgaagacgacgacgacgacgacgacgacgacgactgtgcccaaaccctaaccctaatcctaaccctaacACCAGCCATGGAGGAGGAGCTCCCAATAGGCACGAAAGTAGGAAGCGAAGGGTTCGAAGGGATTCGTAGGAGACGCTCCATCACTTCGAagccctctttctct
This genomic interval from Ananas comosus cultivar F153 linkage group 8, ASM154086v1, whole genome shotgun sequence contains the following:
- the LOC109713607 gene encoding uncharacterized protein LOC109713607 isoform X1, whose product is MERLLRIPSNPSLPTFVPIGSSSSMAGVRVRIRVRVWAQSSSSSSSSSSSSLASSPKRAAMEPETLLPNARRRELDPLRGGGFSLGVDLGAARTGLALGKGFAPPRPLAVVELRGEKLELRLIEIAQKEEVDEFIVGLPKSRSRTETPQSNKVRSVAGRLAVRAAERGLRVYLQDEHGTSMDALDYMIDMGLKKSVRQTKSDAYAAVMVLERYFSMSGHGAELVLPKNLELQEKLRARSQQETEYYEDNFPDKATN
- the LOC109713607 gene encoding uncharacterized protein LOC109713607 isoform X2 → MERLLRIPSNPSLPTFVPIGSSSSMAGVRVRIRVRVWAQSSSSSSSSSSSSLASSPKRAAMEPETLLPNARRRELDPLRGGGFSLGVDLGAARTGLALGKGFAPPRPLAVVELRGEKLELRLIEIAQKEQDGNAAIEQGSQRCGEARSSRCREVLDEIGLRVYLQDEHGTSMDALDYMIDMGLKKSVRQTKSDAYAAVMVLERYFSMSGHGAELVLPKNLELQEKLRARSQQETEYYEDNFPDKATN